The following proteins are co-located in the Clostridiales bacterium genome:
- a CDS encoding response regulator transcription factor has protein sequence MAGEKILIVDDEKPINDLIRSYITREGFIPFSAYNGAEALVLIQSEKPDLIILDIMLPDIEGIDLCLEIRKTNNSPILFLSCKSEEIDKIIALSVGGDDYISKPFLPGELIARIKAHLRRQKTSINAMSAPKEEIHEFLGLVVNMQTREVHANGQHTNLTAKEFDILKLLIENPKRIFTADQIFELIWKTNSLGNDARTVMVYISTLRKKLEISPEGTKYILSIRGVGYKFNHKLLESR, from the coding sequence ATGGCTGGCGAAAAAATATTAATTGTTGACGATGAAAAACCCATCAACGATCTGATCCGTTCCTATATAACCAGAGAGGGCTTTATCCCATTTTCCGCCTACAACGGTGCAGAAGCTCTTGTTCTCATTCAATCTGAAAAACCGGATTTAATCATCCTCGATATTATGCTTCCCGATATCGAGGGAATTGATCTTTGCCTTGAAATCAGGAAGACAAATAACAGTCCCATCTTGTTTTTAAGCTGTAAATCAGAGGAAATCGACAAGATTATAGCGCTTTCTGTAGGCGGGGATGATTATATCTCTAAGCCTTTTCTTCCAGGCGAGCTTATCGCAAGGATCAAAGCGCATCTGCGAAGGCAAAAGACATCCATAAATGCAATGTCGGCTCCTAAAGAAGAAATACATGAATTTTTGGGTCTTGTAGTGAATATGCAAACAAGAGAGGTACATGCAAACGGACAGCATACAAATCTCACGGCAAAAGAATTTGATATTTTGAAATTACTTATTGAGAATCCAAAAAGAATTTTTACAGCGGATCAAATTTTCGAGTTGATATGGAAGACAAACAGTCTGGGCAACGATGCAAGAACTGTTATGGTCTACATCAGTACGCTTCGAAAGAAACTGGAAATCAGCCCGGAAGGAACAAAATATATTCTGAGCATAAGAGGTGTCGGCTATAAGTTTAACCACAAATTGCTGGAATCGCGTTAA
- a CDS encoding TRAP transporter large permease — MLVAIAVIVLIVILLLGVPIPFAFFASTLVIVVGGGYDYTFLLPYGFSKVSSLILVAIPLFILAGNLMERSGIGEGLINWVEMFVGRVKGGLGAVMVISCALFGAISGSGFATLSCIGTIMLPRMAAAGYPRGVSAALISSASLLGLLIPPSLNMIVYAFIGGQSVLACFLATVIPGIILVILLSGTTFWLLRKNQDIKLRDPMPPEVYLKTLGKRTSRALPAMVAPIIILGGIYGGFLTPTEAAAVSVIYTIPVGIWFYKGLNKESFKSALVTAGTTAGVVMIMLLSVMMLSRLYIMEDVPQMILKAMTSVTDNTFVLILFVNLFLIIIGMLMDDTSAILLCTPILLPVVMKLGVNPVHFAAIMGVNLGLGCVTPPTAPFLYLGSRIGNAPINEMMKPTMYYIAFAWIPTLIITTYVPGLSLWLPSLFGFV; from the coding sequence ATGCTTGTAGCAATTGCAGTCATAGTACTCATCGTAATCTTGCTGCTGGGAGTTCCGATTCCCTTTGCCTTTTTTGCTTCTACTCTAGTTATTGTAGTGGGCGGCGGCTATGACTATACCTTTTTGTTGCCATATGGGTTCAGTAAAGTCAGTTCGCTGATTCTAGTGGCTATTCCGCTTTTTATTCTAGCAGGAAATTTAATGGAGAGAAGCGGAATCGGAGAAGGCTTGATCAATTGGGTTGAAATGTTTGTAGGTCGGGTCAAAGGCGGTCTTGGTGCCGTTATGGTTATATCTTGTGCACTCTTCGGAGCAATTTCGGGAAGTGGTTTTGCTACCTTGTCCTGCATCGGAACGATTATGCTTCCCAGAATGGCAGCCGCTGGCTATCCCAGAGGTGTATCCGCAGCGTTAATTTCAAGTGCTTCGTTACTTGGCCTGTTGATTCCGCCCAGCCTGAATATGATTGTCTATGCGTTTATTGGCGGTCAATCTGTTCTGGCTTGTTTCCTGGCTACTGTGATTCCCGGTATTATCCTAGTGATTCTCCTCAGCGGTACAACCTTTTGGCTGCTTCGTAAGAATCAGGATATCAAATTGAGAGATCCAATGCCTCCGGAAGTATATTTAAAAACTCTGGGCAAGAGAACTTCCCGTGCGCTGCCGGCAATGGTTGCTCCCATCATAATACTAGGCGGTATTTATGGCGGATTTCTGACTCCTACGGAAGCTGCGGCAGTATCCGTTATTTATACAATCCCAGTCGGAATTTGGTTCTACAAGGGCTTAAACAAGGAAAGCTTCAAGTCGGCTCTGGTCACTGCAGGAACCACAGCTGGAGTTGTCATGATCATGCTGTTATCGGTTATGATGTTATCGAGACTCTACATAATGGAAGATGTTCCGCAGATGATTTTAAAGGCAATGACTTCTGTTACAGACAATACCTTTGTTTTAATTCTGTTTGTCAACCTGTTCCTGATCATCATCGGGATGCTTATGGACGATACCAGCGCAATTTTGCTCTGTACACCGATTTTGTTGCCGGTGGTAATGAAGCTTGGCGTTAATCCTGTTCATTTTGCTGCAATCATGGGGGTAAACCTGGGTCTTGGCTGTGTTACACCGCCGACTGCACCGTTCCTTTATCTCGGTTCCCGGATTGGAAATGCTCCCATTAACGAGATGATGAAACCGACAATGTATTATATCGCTTTTGCCTGGATTCCCACATTAATTATAACCACATATGTCCCGGGCTTGTCCTTATGGCTTCCTTCTCTCTTTGGTTTTGTATAA
- a CDS encoding NAD(P)H-dependent oxidoreductase — protein sequence MADITLIRPYCSEKSKTKRLDAILEYSLQGYTYETITTAEEFRTLKQKKILFAISLGESGINLEYYGILKRIRQERNCFEGSVGGIILDGSTELFTKSVGRELAFSANQSGCTFPGKALVEGTGSLRNFNVAARNLELDHLEAYMYSGRELVNKIADFNPPKPDKPNILILHAGNYSRSNTLDLWKLVEHHLKDCSITEVSLKNGAVMDCIGCPYKTCKYFGESGNCIYGGVIVEQVYPAILECDALVMICPNYNDAISANLAAFINRLTALLKMTSFYDKYLFGLIVSGYSGGDIVAQQLISGLNMNKTFILPSRFAMLETANDPGSLLKIEGIEERAAAFARQIKDTLHSPLP from the coding sequence ATGGCTGATATAACATTGATTAGACCCTACTGCAGTGAAAAGAGCAAAACAAAGCGGCTGGACGCTATTTTAGAATATAGCCTTCAGGGATATACCTATGAAACCATTACAACAGCAGAGGAGTTTCGAACGCTCAAGCAGAAAAAAATCCTGTTTGCCATTTCGCTGGGAGAATCGGGGATAAACCTTGAGTATTATGGAATTTTAAAGAGAATCAGGCAGGAACGCAACTGTTTTGAAGGAAGCGTGGGAGGGATCATCCTCGATGGCAGTACCGAGCTGTTTACCAAATCGGTGGGAAGGGAACTGGCCTTTAGTGCCAACCAGTCAGGCTGCACTTTTCCTGGCAAGGCACTGGTCGAGGGAACAGGATCACTAAGGAACTTCAATGTAGCCGCTCGAAATCTGGAATTAGATCATTTGGAAGCGTATATGTATTCCGGCAGGGAGCTGGTAAATAAGATTGCTGATTTTAATCCGCCTAAACCTGATAAACCGAACATCCTTATTCTCCATGCAGGCAATTACTCCAGATCCAATACTTTGGATTTATGGAAGCTTGTTGAGCACCATCTGAAAGACTGCTCTATCACCGAAGTATCACTGAAAAATGGTGCGGTTATGGATTGTATCGGTTGTCCGTATAAGACCTGCAAATACTTCGGTGAATCGGGAAACTGTATTTATGGCGGTGTAATCGTTGAACAGGTCTATCCCGCCATTTTGGAATGCGATGCATTAGTTATGATCTGCCCAAATTACAACGATGCCATCAGTGCCAACCTGGCAGCTTTTATTAATCGTCTTACCGCTCTTCTAAAGATGACGAGCTTTTATGATAAATATCTCTTTGGCTTGATTGTCTCAGGATACAGTGGCGGGGATATCGTGGCACAGCAGCTGATCAGCGGACTGAATATGAACAAAACATTTATACTGCCCAGTCGTTTTGCTATGCTTGAAACCGCTAATGATCCGGGCAGCTTGCTGAAAATAGAAGGAATAGAAGAGAGAGCTGCGGCATTTGCCCGTCAAATAAAAGATACGCTTCATAGCCCTTTACCTTGA
- a CDS encoding sodium:solute symporter family protein has product MQASTPVLMIVFVFTFIPLIFAELARNKSVPTIEDFFLQSRKMPAVMLIFTVYSTWMSAFAFLGAGGYFYEMGPVYMTAIGWDALFGILFMVIGKRVWFYGKENGYITPTDFFQDIYEYKPLSFIVTAVMILFTIPYLQIQLSGGAYIIEVASDGMIPWRISGLIFYLIIIIYLWAGGLRAVALTDIFYGTCLFLSMIFIGFFLVNKAGGAEYVFQTITAINEKNVVLPGPKGDAGALLWISMFVTVPIGALMGPPMWIRFYSAENKRIFNMIPLFITIAAIQCVGTMLAGSAGILLIPDAYQSDAIIPIMLLKYGDEVLCALLFCGVAAAALSTANSQIHAVAAIYTIDVHKRYINKDISEKKLTSVGKWAVLIISAAAYILLLNNPVMIINTGTIGMSGTAQIFIPVAGALFWKRSNGKAAACGVLTGILVLAVTFANTSSSVSYCAVLALAANTLVFAGGSLAFPADQKTREKIVLYRDRYERDL; this is encoded by the coding sequence ATGCAAGCATCTACCCCTGTTTTAATGATCGTGTTTGTGTTCACTTTTATTCCGCTGATCTTTGCTGAGCTAGCTAGGAATAAGTCCGTGCCCACCATTGAAGATTTCTTCCTGCAAAGTAGAAAGATGCCTGCTGTAATGCTGATTTTTACAGTTTATTCCACCTGGATGAGTGCTTTTGCCTTTCTCGGCGCCGGTGGATATTTTTATGAGATGGGGCCTGTTTACATGACTGCTATCGGATGGGATGCCTTGTTTGGTATCCTTTTCATGGTGATTGGAAAAAGAGTCTGGTTTTACGGAAAAGAAAACGGATATATCACGCCAACTGACTTCTTTCAGGATATCTATGAGTATAAACCGTTAAGCTTTATCGTTACTGCCGTTATGATCCTTTTTACAATACCATATCTGCAGATTCAACTTTCCGGCGGCGCATATATTATTGAGGTTGCATCAGACGGCATGATTCCATGGAGAATATCGGGTTTGATATTCTATTTGATCATCATTATTTACCTTTGGGCGGGAGGCCTTCGGGCTGTGGCTCTGACGGATATTTTTTATGGCACTTGTCTGTTTCTTTCCATGATATTTATCGGATTTTTCCTCGTGAATAAAGCGGGCGGTGCAGAATATGTATTTCAAACCATTACTGCAATCAACGAAAAAAATGTGGTGCTTCCAGGTCCCAAGGGAGATGCGGGAGCGCTTCTTTGGATTAGCATGTTCGTCACCGTTCCCATCGGGGCATTGATGGGACCTCCTATGTGGATTCGATTTTATTCGGCAGAAAATAAGAGAATCTTCAATATGATACCGCTGTTCATCACCATTGCTGCGATTCAATGTGTGGGTACGATGCTGGCGGGCAGTGCAGGAATTCTGTTGATTCCAGATGCATATCAGTCAGATGCAATCATTCCCATCATGCTTCTGAAATATGGTGATGAGGTTCTGTGTGCTTTGCTTTTTTGCGGTGTGGCAGCAGCGGCACTTTCTACCGCCAATTCCCAGATACATGCTGTTGCAGCCATTTATACCATCGATGTACATAAACGCTATATCAATAAGGATATCTCGGAGAAAAAGCTTACTTCAGTGGGGAAATGGGCTGTTTTGATCATATCTGCTGCAGCCTATATTTTGTTGCTCAATAATCCTGTAATGATCATCAATACAGGCACCATTGGAATGAGTGGTACGGCGCAAATCTTTATACCCGTTGCCGGAGCGCTTTTTTGGAAAAGGTCCAATGGAAAAGCTGCGGCTTGCGGGGTACTTACCGGGATTCTTGTACTGGCAGTAACCTTTGCTAATACTAGCTCTAGTGTTAGCTATTGTGCTGTTCTCGCATTGGCTGCCAATACCCTTGTCTTTGCAGGGGGGAGCCTGGCGTTCCCTGCCGACCAAAAAACAAGGGAAAAAATCGTCTTGTATCGGGATCGTTATGAGAGAGATCTATAG
- a CDS encoding PAS domain S-box protein: protein MYLPSLIFTFIILTLLMSFVYFYMFARSQERYIRYWGLCWVAYSLSLLLLILSINKNIPELLEIRKIFDLANILFLLFGAYAFMHTQIPTYWYRFSLYLTMWLLLGVYYDFDHLSIYLPMSMYQTIVTAMISFIVYKYWSIPPFEKGLSISVFILWGAGKAVLSIFETFYQDLSTLYLTEIIFSNILNFSIFIIYLQKTKDEVKMADRLYRIIAENATDVIFYYALKPQPVFTYVSPSVETLTGYTPEEFYQNPRFYFEIVSPDHFDEVRSIFDGSLSPNRENIFLINHKNDSVFWGEFNISVIRKEGIPIAVEGIIRDVTRMKNAEIQLKSAKQSRDLLLSYISHELKTPITAILGYINALNDGTISDPDEKTSAMEIISSKALLLEHLIADLFQLSKLESNQFSFNFMHLSALDFSRQMIEQHLLDMKSAEIKPLIHTDIPALQGKNIIADPKRIDQVFSNIIYNAIKYTKPKDKIKITFGTDPFARNYIVTITDSGAGIPKEDLPYIFDRFFKAHTPTRSGIQLGSGLGLTISKEIINAHKGSISVKSHPGKGSTFTFSIPLYYD, encoded by the coding sequence TTGTACTTACCCAGTTTGATCTTTACATTTATCATACTGACCCTTTTGATGTCTTTTGTCTATTTTTATATGTTTGCAAGAAGTCAGGAACGTTACATCAGATATTGGGGGTTATGCTGGGTGGCTTATTCCTTAAGCCTGCTTCTGTTAATTCTGTCCATCAACAAGAACATACCCGAACTTTTGGAAATCCGAAAGATATTTGATTTGGCCAACATTTTATTTTTGCTATTCGGAGCATATGCCTTCATGCATACACAGATTCCTACCTACTGGTATCGTTTTTCTCTTTACCTTACCATGTGGCTGCTGCTTGGAGTCTATTACGACTTTGATCATCTTTCAATCTACCTTCCCATGTCTATGTATCAGACCATCGTCACAGCAATGATCAGTTTCATCGTATACAAATACTGGTCCATTCCTCCCTTTGAAAAAGGGCTTTCTATCAGCGTCTTTATTCTATGGGGTGCCGGAAAGGCCGTCCTGTCGATCTTTGAAACCTTTTATCAGGATCTTTCGACCCTTTATCTGACAGAAATTATTTTCTCTAATATATTGAACTTCTCCATTTTTATTATTTATCTTCAAAAGACAAAAGACGAGGTAAAAATGGCGGATCGCCTTTATCGGATCATTGCAGAAAATGCAACGGACGTTATTTTTTATTACGCGCTAAAGCCTCAGCCTGTATTTACTTATGTTTCCCCTTCCGTTGAAACCTTAACTGGCTATACGCCCGAAGAGTTTTACCAAAATCCCAGATTTTATTTTGAAATTGTGTCGCCGGATCACTTTGATGAGGTACGATCTATTTTTGACGGCAGCCTGTCTCCAAATCGGGAAAACATATTTTTGATCAATCATAAAAATGATTCCGTATTCTGGGGAGAATTCAATATTTCCGTGATACGAAAAGAGGGCATCCCCATTGCCGTTGAAGGCATTATACGGGACGTCACTCGAATGAAAAATGCAGAGATTCAGCTTAAATCCGCCAAGCAGTCCCGCGATCTGCTGCTCTCGTACATATCACACGAACTAAAAACTCCCATCACCGCAATTTTGGGTTATATCAATGCACTCAATGACGGTACCATCTCCGATCCTGACGAAAAAACATCGGCTATGGAAATCATTTCTTCAAAGGCTCTGCTGCTGGAGCACCTGATTGCAGACCTGTTCCAGCTATCCAAGCTGGAGAGCAATCAGTTCTCATTTAATTTTATGCATCTTTCCGCACTTGATTTTTCTAGGCAGATGATAGAGCAGCATCTGCTGGATATGAAATCTGCCGAAATCAAACCTTTAATCCATACGGACATTCCTGCCCTTCAGGGTAAAAACATCATTGCAGATCCAAAGCGAATTGATCAGGTCTTCTCAAATATAATCTACAATGCAATTAAATATACGAAACCCAAGGATAAGATTAAAATCACCTTTGGTACGGATCCTTTTGCTAGAAATTATATTGTTACCATTACAGACAGCGGAGCCGGAATCCCCAAAGAGGACCTTCCTTATATCTTTGATCGTTTCTTTAAAGCTCACACACCGACCCGTTCAGGGATACAGCTTGGCAGCGGGCTAGGACTTACCATATCAAAGGAAATCATCAATGCACACAAAGGTTCCATATCTGTAAAAAGCCATCCTGGCAAAGGAAGTACGTTTACATTTTCTATCCCTCTTTATTATGATTAA
- a CDS encoding lactate dehydrogenase gives MLYHLENLKKESKKHHGAFSSAPLFSPKGKYRINLVGLGDVGGTLLTGLKLLGSDVISQIGIYSPGDITIRYEYEMNQIGYPDSQNSLPEVIVFEKEDLFDCDLFVFCASRSVPALDSGIEDVRMAQFTANREIIREYARLARIKGFRGIFAVVSDPVDPLCKVAYIESNTDEAGLFDNRGMHPSQIQGYGLGVMNSRAAYYAKRETKFHTFLTDGRAFGPHGKDLVIANSIENYDDELSKELTRLTVEANLRVREIGFKPYIAPALSSGAISLLLTLRGEWHYSSICWGDVFLGCRNRMTEVGPVPELLPLPELLYQRILFAYQELEKIV, from the coding sequence ATGCTGTATCATTTAGAGAATCTAAAAAAGGAATCAAAGAAGCACCATGGTGCGTTCAGCAGTGCACCGTTGTTTTCTCCTAAAGGCAAATATCGGATCAATCTAGTTGGTCTGGGAGATGTTGGCGGGACGCTGCTGACAGGGTTAAAGCTGCTGGGGAGTGATGTGATTTCCCAGATTGGTATTTATAGCCCGGGTGATATCACAATCCGTTATGAATATGAAATGAACCAGATTGGCTATCCAGATAGCCAAAATTCGCTGCCGGAAGTGATCGTGTTTGAGAAAGAGGACTTGTTTGATTGCGATCTCTTCGTATTCTGCGCTTCAAGATCGGTTCCTGCTCTTGATTCCGGTATTGAAGATGTGCGGATGGCTCAATTTACTGCAAACCGAGAAATCATCAGAGAATATGCAAGGCTGGCAAGAATCAAAGGCTTTCGCGGAATTTTTGCGGTGGTTTCTGATCCGGTAGATCCTCTGTGCAAAGTCGCATATATAGAGAGCAACACGGATGAAGCAGGCCTATTTGATAACAGAGGAATGCATCCGTCGCAAATCCAAGGATACGGACTGGGTGTTATGAACAGCAGAGCCGCCTATTACGCCAAGCGGGAAACCAAGTTTCATACATTTTTGACAGATGGCCGCGCGTTTGGTCCCCATGGAAAGGATTTGGTTATCGCAAACAGTATCGAGAATTACGATGATGAGCTGTCGAAGGAGCTTACCAGATTGACTGTGGAAGCAAATCTGAGGGTTCGTGAAATAGGCTTTAAACCATATATTGCACCTGCACTCTCCTCCGGAGCAATTTCTCTTCTGCTCACACTGCGAGGAGAGTGGCATTACAGCTCAATCTGCTGGGGCGATGTCTTTTTGGGCTGTAGAAATCGTATGACCGAGGTCGGTCCCGTACCAGAGCTTCTGCCTCTTCCTGAATTGCTGTATCAGAGGATCCTATTTGCGTACCAGGAACTGGAAAAAATCGTCTGA
- a CDS encoding TRAP transporter small permease — translation MNHLEQTAFWRGLAKFLRGGLVVSSCLVTIITFAAVITRALNINFLGYEEILIICAFWLYMMGTAYGSYENSHIKADVIVVMMPEGFYKALLALIRNTLSLILGFVFLLWALQLFQWTIVMGTKTPVWRIPVTISQSSLLFGLVIATFYNLVYLYDEAKAFVGKYITKTISKDPPADDIKGV, via the coding sequence ATGAATCATTTGGAACAAACAGCTTTTTGGAGAGGACTTGCAAAGTTTCTTCGCGGCGGGCTGGTTGTATCGTCCTGCCTTGTGACAATTATCACCTTTGCAGCGGTAATTACCAGGGCTCTGAATATTAATTTTTTAGGATATGAAGAAATACTTATCATTTGTGCCTTTTGGTTATATATGATGGGTACAGCATATGGAAGCTATGAAAACAGTCATATCAAGGCGGATGTCATCGTCGTTATGATGCCTGAGGGATTTTATAAAGCCCTGCTGGCATTAATTCGCAACACACTTTCGCTCATATTGGGATTTGTTTTTCTCCTATGGGCTTTGCAGCTGTTTCAATGGACCATCGTCATGGGGACAAAAACTCCTGTGTGGAGAATTCCTGTTACGATTTCTCAGTCATCACTGTTGTTTGGTCTTGTTATAGCAACCTTTTATAATTTGGTATATCTATATGATGAAGCAAAAGCTTTTGTCGGCAAGTACATCACCAAGACAATTTCAAAAGACCCGCCGGCAGACGATATCAAGGGGGTGTAA